TGACAAAATTATATTAGTCAAAATTATTAGtcaaacttatatatattagtCAAAATATAATAGTCAAAATTATTATGGACGACCTGTGAGGATGGTAGCACAACCATTCAAGAAAAATACTAATCAATAAAGTTGGAAAAATGTCAGTTTCCTTTACAGAACTGCAAGTTTcttgttacttaaaaaaaaggcaaatttCTTGATGAGTAGCTGCAATAACACACATATGAGAGTATGAACCAGGTAACGCCTAACATTGTGACAAATTTTGAATAGATGGAGCGAGAGAATGAACAGGGATCAGTGCAGTGATGGTAGTTGTGCATTCTGAAATAATGGCATTAGACGAGTAGAAGggtggaaaataaataaacaacatatAAACAAGTTGTTTCCAGAACACAATTAACAATGTGTCACCAAATATCAACATTTGGGAAACAACCTTTCTATAACAACATTAGGTAGTGATGCAGCAGAACCAAAACAgtatcaaccaaacaaacagCATCAAAATTTACATGTAAGGTGATTCAATGTCACATGACAAACTAATAATAGTAAAGCATTTTTTATAGGTATAATACAAAAGACTTTTTAAAAAGAACACACTAATAGACTTTTTAAAGTGCAAAGCAATTTTGTATGTCAAGCAAAGAAACAACAGAAAAACTAGCATTTGTCAATTAAAGGATCACTGTTTTTATTACCTAGGAAAAACTTTGTATGATCCCTGATAGAGTACAATAGTAAAAATACTAGTTAACATCAGGCCAGGGAGATTGCAAACCATATGGACTTATAACAACCTAAAAACTATGTAACTCACGGTAACTCTATTCGAACTAGCTCACATCTTAAAATTTGGCTTGTTTCAAACTAACCCTTTGTTGGTAGTCCAAGTGCAGCAGAAGTAACAAATTCTATAATAACTTCATTATGAAGTGCtattttctctatttatttatgagaaaatgGATTGTATTGATCCAATAAGTTCTGCAGCACCTGATGAAGACCCCATGCAGCACCTGATGCAGCCCCAATGCAGCACCTGATGCAGCCCCGATGCATGTAGTGCCAGCATCGACTATGCTCAGGAGTTCAAGGGCCAGTCAAATAGGCCATTTTAGGTCTAGGAAAAATTAGATTAGTGAAATAGTCAGTTAAAAAGAAAGGTAGGCAATCAGATACTAAAGAAAACCAAACTGAGTGCTTACCTGACTCGGCAAATTTTAATTGAGCATTCAATCTATTGGTTTAGTTTTGTAACTTTTGTCCCAATAATACGTGTAAAGTGCACAAATTAATATTAGACTGTTCATAGACAAAACACTATACCATTGTGACTTGAGTATCAAATGATGGACTGTCAACTGTGTGATTGACCTTTTTGCTTCAAAACTATTTCCTATGTCTTTGCAGGAACTAGCATTATTAGGTCCTCTCAGTACAAAAAAATGTGACCTATCCAAAAACGTCAGAACTCCCATTTATCAGTCCCATGTTTAAGACTCTTTTCCACTCAATTTCACAGTTCAGAATTTGAAGTTTCATGAGGAAAAGACAATCTTTGTCCACTTCAAGTTGATATACTATGGACTAACCCATGTTCTGAATAACATATTCacataaaaccataaaaaagcTTGTTTTATTTGGCTATTGTATGGTTTGACTAGCGATACCTTATATCACTACGGCCACATAATTAAGGAAGGACAAACAAAATACAAGGCCATTATCCCATGCATTTCAAAAAGGACGAAAAGTTATGGCAGAAATTCCATGGCATCAAAGTTACTTAACCTGTTGAAGgacttttgaaaccaattaaggaCTTTTGGCTTGAAAATGGTGTAAGTATAGTTTCTAATGGATGGTCTGATCCACAAAGGAggcctcttattaatattatggcaGTATCAGATGGGGGTCCAGTGTTTATAAAGGCAATTGATGGGTCAGGTGAGTTCAAAGACAAACATTATATTGCTGGGGTGTTGAATGATGCTATAAAAGAGATTGGACATGAAAAAGTTGTCCAAATCATCACTGATAATGCTAGTGTGATGAAGGCTGCTGGATCTCTTATTGAAAGTGagtatcctaaaatattttggacaccctgcgttgtccacactctcaatttagctttgaagaatatttgtgcagcaaaacacactgaaaagaatgaagttacatATGAGGAATGTAATTGAATTACACGTATTGGTGATGATGCATCCTTCATacgtgtttttatcatgaaccattcaatgaggttggcaatgtttaatgaattttgtccattaaaacTGCTCCAAGTTGCTGATACTAGATTTGCTTCGGTTGTTGTAATGCTAAAaaggttgaagttgataaaaagatgcCTTCAAGCCATGGCTATTAGTGACCAATGGGCTTCTTATAGGGAGGATGATGTTGGAAAAGCTCAAAAAGTGAAAGATCTGATTCTAAGTGATCTTTGGTGGGATAATGTTGATTATATCCTTGAATTCACAGcacctatttatgatatgctACGAATAGCCGACACAGATAAGCCTTGTCTTCATCTTATGTATGAGATGTGGGATTCAATGATAGAGAAGGTGAAAGCAGTAATATATCGGCACGAAGGCTTGGAAGATGATCAGCATTGCtcattttggagtgtggtgtatGATATACTCATTGATCGATGGACTAAAAACTGTACACCACTACATTGCTTGGctcattccttaaatcctaagtaagtacatttattttctattttctttagttcccccttctagtaaaacacacctttcatttatatttgttttttaatctttaactctagGTATTACTCCATGGAATGGCTTTCGGAGAATCCAAAACGCATTGCTCCACATCGAGATTatgaaatttctatggaaaGGAGCAAGTGTTTAGATCGATACTTTGAAGATGGGAATGAATTAAGTGTGGTGAAGTTTGAGTTTGCAGCATTTTCAAGAGGGAGGTTTCCTTCACCAGCTGCCTTGACAGATAGGTGGGTTTTACAACCTTTGGTTTGGTGGCAATACCATGGCACTgcatttccaactcttcaaacccttgcccttaaacttcttggacaaccttgttcatcctcatgtgctgagaggaattggagcacatacaaattcattcattccttaaaaagaaacaaaatggctcCTGCACATGCTGATgatttggtatatgtgcattCTAATCTTCGACTCTTGTCAAGGCGCAATGAGGAGTACATACACACAGAAACAAAGATGTGGATATTGGAGGAGACTGTTGGAATGAGAGCGACATACATGGAGGAGCTGGAATTCTTGAGAGTGCAACCCTTACTCTTGATGAGCCAGAGTTGGAGGCCATAGTTATTGGAAATGTTAGCACTAGTGCTACtactagtgaaagtgaagttcgaagtgaatctattgatcttgatgatgaagatgttggtgtttgattgtcttgttgattgtcttttatttagttttagtttcaaacttatgagttgtattctaatttctgaacatcatggaatgttttagtttcaatcttgtggattgtatttaatttatgaacatcatgttttagttattatctactattgctcttaaatttggtatatgtttatataatgtgaaaaagtatgcttagtaatatattaaaaatataaataataattttttaatcgtcgagtcccgccgcacccgcacccacctttttcaaaaattgccgagtcccgcacccgcacccgcacccacacccgcacccgtgcttcatagcttaACAGAGACATTATTTCACACTGTATAGCAACAAAACCATGGAGGGCTATCTGTGAGACAGAGAGAGCTCTTTctagcaacaacaacaacaacaacaaatatcTAAATTCTAATATTTTGAGTTCAAATAGAGTAAACCAACATGTCAAAAGCCCAAATCTATATCATAAATTCAAAGATGGGTAATGGAGAATAGTTACCTGGAATTGCGATGAAGAACGACGACAAACAGAGCAgagcaaaaacaaagaaaagagcCAATCCTTGTGAAACTGATGCGTTGAGGCAGAGGactgatgatatatatatatatatatatatggtgaaGGGAGTGGACTGGAGACGCAACGGTAAAGGGAGAGGACTGGAGGCTATTTTTggttttcagcaaaaaatattGGCGGAATTACGATTTGCAAATCGCAACGGAAAATTGCCTTTCCTGAAACACAAAATTTGCTGATTCAAAAACGCAATCCCACAAATTCCGCCCAGCCAAACATATCCTGATTTCTGCTATTTGATAAACGGGCGTTTAGCTCTCTCAATACGCCTAAACAAACGGGCTCTATACCCTgtaactaaaaactaaaaaaaattaattttttattctaccTTCCATTAAAAtaacgttcttttttttttcttttttcttttttttctttttttttttctcttcccgTTACAGACTCCCTTTGTTTCCCAATCTCTTGGTTCTCTCTTCCTCCATCTCCCCTGCCAAGCTACGACCATCATTCTTCCTCAACTCGCCGCTGACCCATGCCCCAAGTCCCAAGCCTCCATCACTGACCCATTTTTCGGTGTTTGTAATTCTGTTTCAGTGTGGGCTTCGgcgtttgtgtttgtgttttggagTGGATGTCGAGTTGAGTTTTGGGCTGTGTTTTTGTTTCGATATGGGTTTCGgcgtttgtgtttgtgtttcggCATGATTTCGGGCTGGGTTTCCGGTTTGTGTTTCGGGTGTGGGTTTTAACCTCTCTCTGCGTTTCGGGCTGGTTGTTCTCAATTTGTTAGTTTCGATCTGGGTTGTTCATATTTCTggtcttttggtttttttgatcTGGTTTTCTACTCATTTTTGCTCATATTTCTGATCTAtttgtttttatggtttttctgATCTGGTTTTgatctgctttttttttttttttttggtttcgaTCTGGGTTGCTCATATTTTTCTGGTTTTTCTAATCTGGGTTGCTCATATTTCTCTTTGACGGTGGTTGTGGTTATGTTTTGTACGttgaatgatatattttttattgagttcTTTAAGTTATTTTATACTGTTGaaatgtaaattaaaattacgggtaaactatatatttagtccctagactttacatcatattttaatttagtccttaacttttcaattgtgtcaatttggtccttaaccttttaatgtcgtgtcaatttaatctttgtcattatatattagatgaaaattgtttacatagtaaataaccaaaataaaattttagtttattatcacatcaatagaagctaattttttattttggccattagacatgtcattaattttcattcaaaagataactgtaaggattaaattgacacagtaAAAAAAgattaggaaccaaattgacataattaaaaAGTTAGGAACCAAATTAGAATATGGCATATAaaatagggaccaaatacgtaaTTTATCTTAAAATTACTTACGTTTGATGTtttgtaaagtaaaaaaaataaaatagataaaagtaaCTTTTAACGGAGTCAAATAGTTAAAATTATGGCTCCATCACTGTGGCCTTTAAGGTTCTATCGTTGCTCTAGTTCGTCTTACCATTGTCACTAAGCAATGTAACTAGGGATGGTTCGTTTTGTTGGGTGGATTTTTGggattgacaaaaaaaaaaagagagaaagatgggAGAGAGCAGATTTTGTGGGTGTttggtggggaaaaaaaaaatttggtaaggCTAGGTGTTTTCTATCCGAACTCAATTAAATGATAtcttctcaattaaaaaaaaaaaaaacccatagtTGCAGTCAAATAACTGTAGTACCTATCCTCCTATGTTTTGGTTAtttcttacttttctttttctctttcctttttttacttctttcttttttcttcctggGCATAATTCACGTATTGCtaccttattttgtttttttcagtttgattcttctttcttaatttctttcaattttttttttcctttttgagttTTACTGGACGtgcctttcttctttctttttccttttcttaaacattttttttctttgtactaggcttttttttttttaaaacaaattttgatgattacctttttttggttggttgtttgcccttttttttagttgggtatcattttttaataaggacatataagtaaatttatacaaactcaattttctattattctatttttcttctcaaccaaacgaaaaaaaattttatcctTCCACTTTCTACCCTCCTAAAAAAACACCAATGAGAAAaactaagggtatgtttggtaactgttttttctcttgttttctatttctaaaaacaattttctatttttgagactaaaaaacttatttaacaacccaaaatagacagaaaacaaaaactgttttctcaaaattcaatttgtgaatgaaactaaaaacatataaaagattgttttcagtttctaattttcaaaagtcaatgaaaatacatatttaatttaataaatctgtcttatttaatgagttagcattagagtttaaatcctagtaacaacatattttagtattttctatttttttcttcaatttttttttaaaaaattcaactaaccaaatatgtttttaatttcaaaaatacaagaaaattgttttttttatattcccaaaacaagcttttgaaaataaaaaataaaaactattaccaaacataacctaaagTTTTTCTTTCCACTCACTTTTCTAtttcctctctattttttatgagaaataatatgtccacaacattttcacaatatttttacaacaaatcctaagtggcaagttgttactgattgttattgttggggcaaaagagtaatcttagtgttaggttcaaatttaaactaataacaactaaccacctatgatttgttgtgaaaatattgtaaaaatattgtagacatagcgtctctcatttttttttattctactttTTCATTCTCCCAACTAAACAGCCCCTTATAAGATcttgagaaaacaaaaaaataactctaAATAAACAATTGGTATAACATTAAATTAGTCAtatcaaatataattataacTATCCTTAATTAAGTATTGATGGATTTTTAAAGGCAATAATTGTGAATGTGATGATGATAATGGTAATAATCAGTGTTTGATTTCACTTTTAAAAGTTTGATACGGACagttgtcaatttttttttttttaaggttttttttttcttttatttgtcaACATTATTGATGCCTTTAGTTCCCCACTGCTCCTAACGTAACAATCGAATTAAACAGAAGAACAAAACATACTAGCTTTAAAGGTCATCCTCACCCAAAAAAGAGGCAGACTTGTCTTCGTCCATGCCTAAACCTTGTTTCTTTCCCCAgcaggaaaaataataataataagactagttttttttttttttaataatgaataaGGCTAGTTTATATAACTTATTCTTCTGTTGGCTTTACTGACATTTCTCTTTAAGACATGTTCTGTTTGTTTCTCCCTCTTCGTTTGACTTCATTGTATATGTCACTAAACTAGTTTTGAGCATAGTTGTCAAAATTGCGATCTGAATTGTAGGATTacacgattttacgatcccacctcaTCAAAACGTTAATAATCGCACTAGAATTGTAAAAATAGTAAGATCGTATGGAATCGTAGGATTGTATCGGAtcctaccaaaaacaaaaaattttggttttttttatgggataaattttttgttttgatgaaactttaagggtttttattttgtcaTGTTGTGATGgtatgtctttttattttatttttacaaaattatgttaacctaaacaaatgttttttagtttttagttcacttgtaatcaaaatgattgaatgcttcatcatttctaaatgaagaatttgatgttggCTTTGCTGCCTTTTAAGCtataatgttgttaaatttttttgatcaatatactaatttgtattttaatattactaaaatattttttatatatagaattttatcaattatgctagtatttttatattgattgattgatttttttgagcatGCTCTTTAATTGTTGCTGAGTGGTATAACTTGAATAGTTGAGTGTAAAATtgtatcttgatgtcttttgcaactctaatatacaaatatataatgtctaCATAGATGATGAAGTAGATGATGATAATTAGGAATTTAAGACGGTGGTTATAAGAACCTTAGAATAGAAATAATTAAATGTTCACTTTACCTTAATATTCATCttgcttttggatttcatattgtagTTAATTAGTTTccatttgctaacttattttggatttcaaacttggaacttagaacttagaaaatagaaaatattttccatttgttttgataaatattttggtatttagttgctaattaaacatttattgaactttttagatacatttggtcagaacttaaatatatttgtttcgttAGTATAGACTTAGCAAGGTATGACATTATAGATGAATTTACATCATAAAATCGAAAATCGaaatcttagtttttttatagatgaatttataatttacgtgattattaaacatacaaagtcattatcaatgtgttttttgctataaatctgaaaatatgtAGGATCTTATGATTCATgatccgatcctacgatctACGATCCCACCTACCTTCAACGATTTTACGTAGGATCTTAATTTTGACAACCTTAGTTTTGAGGATGAATAAGAGTGCACAAAAATACAACTTATCTGCcatcaatccaaaaaaaaaagcaagatataaatttttttttaaatgaggaaagagcaaaaaaattaaacttcagagataattattaaattatctatttttttagaaaaaatcatCCAATTGATTTATCACTAATAGAATTGTAAcatatttaattgaaaatttgttattttaaaatttcttataatactacttaaaaatatattttaaaaaattaatcaagtgAGGAGGGGGCAAAAGCATTAGCCAATGGTAGAGTCAGGAAAATTTTCCAAAGGGCAAGCTAAACATAACCAATTAAATGATTAGAATTGATTAACATAATACTTTCGTATTGTCACGCATGACTTTTAGacaaactttaaattttaataacttaAACGTGTTGTTTGAATCTACAACCCTCCCAAATCCAACTTTATTGAAGAAATTAATTgactgtttggatgtttaaaaaaaggagagagagtagagtaaatggaaggagagtaattcaattactttggttgaaattttttaaggaaagagaaagaggggtttggaggggtttcaactacctctaacccctcatttttaattcccccaaattgaatagatttggagagagagtagagtagataaattattgaccaaatgaattcccCAATTTACtctttctaaattaacaaaattacaaaccaaaaaattaacacaaatccttcttttctttctttttcttagtaactactaattaaaaaattattttccttagTAATTACTacttaaaaaactattttcctCAATAactactaattaaaaaattattttccttagTAACCAAACTGATGATCAATTATTTGACTTTGAAAACTTTTCAAAGTATATTCTCAGGAATCAAACACAGCACCAGGTCCAGGTCgttgtatattatttttaattgatcaACATACTGCTTCATAATTGAagatataaacaaaacaaaattgatcaattttcaaaatccaaGAATAGGAACCAAAGCAATCCAATCGAACAGAGTAAAATTCACAAATCTAGTACACCTATCCCccgtttggttgctgagaaaacagattaagccaaaaaaaaatctcatcgaTCTAAAGTTGACGGTGGTTTTGGAAGCTTCTAATTCACTCTCTGTTTACCACAcaatgacatcatttttaacTCTCTAAACTCTTTCTGTACTTTCTTCGAATTCTGAGGTCCGATCGTGTTCTAGAAAAAAAAGTCTTTGCGCAGTTTCTAATTCAATAGATCTCTGCCGTTCAATTCATTTCTCTATGCGAAGCCATTTTTACCAAGCTATTACTATATAAGTAGGTAGTTGAAAATCTTgtagtgaaaaaaatatatatattactaataaagaagaaaaaaatattaagagtTGAAATCTTGAAGAttaaagaaaagagagtgatGTTAGATGGACAAGGCATacgaagttttcttttttcttttttcttggcatccaaacaaggaaagaacaaattaaaaaaaaaaattgctttattaattagataaaaataaataataaataaaattcaaataggagtaaatttttctatttaaatcatttcctctcatttccatcctaatttttaaaacatccaaataaaagaaatggctaattactcccttaccccttactaattttaaaaacatctaaACAAGGTAGAGGATAACCATTCTCCTCtgctctcctccccactactctcctccctctctaaacttccaaatagGCCATAAGATAGTTGAAtaccttataaaaataaaatattaatcacAAACCCATGTGATctgaaaaataattgaaaatcaTATCTAATGAAAatagtcttcttcttttttttttatgttgaatATGGTCTCTTGTACCTGTTTTTTTAGGTTGATAGATTTCTTCCATCATCATATCATCATATTTTAGTAGGAATAATTTGCATAActgcaagattttttttcttttttctttgagtttgagcTAACTACTAAGGCATATAGTTTCTTTTGGATGAACTAATATCCACTAAAAAGGGAAAATGTTGAGTTTTTAAAGCATCATGTTTAAGTATCGTATGGAGGATTAATAAATGTGCCCAGAACGATGATTTAAAACAGCAACCATGTATTTGTTAAGCAGTTTGCATAAGCATAAAAGCTCCAGTGTGTAGAAAAGAAACTACCAGTGAACTGGAAATGGTCAGAAAGCACCATTCTGCACTTCCAAAGAGTATAGGTCAAACACATGACCATGCAGCCTTCAAACTTCTTAAAACAATTGGAAGACATTTCAAGTAGAGATTCTTCTAAAGAAGCAATATGCAAAAGTTTGGACAAAGTAAACCCCTCACCCCTTGTCATTGAATTAACAAACCAGGACAGTATCAGAATCTTTTGATTGTAGTCCTTGATTGTTGTGAATGTGGGGATCTACAAATAAAGGGGAAAAGGTATTATAGCAATGCAATGAACGGTAATGATAACAACAGATAACTAATAAAGAATTGAATGCTTATAGATGTGAATATGgagaaaaatatgaataaaaaggATAAAACCATTTCATGCTATCTATCCTAGAGAACTAGACAGCCATGGTTGAAAGgatatgtttatataatttaatctgaaataggattccaaatgcTGAAGGAAAAATTGGATTAAATCCATCCTAGAATCTGGTCAGCTAAATGATAGAATTAAATTCAGTTGCTGCAATGATAGAACATCATGCAAGATTGGAGTGCACTAAATGCAATtgcttttttctaattttttttcttttctatttctaagCACAAGAACAGGCCAAGCAAGCAAGTCTGACTACTCTAGGAATGCAGTTAGTTGGGTGGAAAATGGAGAGGATATAAAAGGATGAAGAGAATGAAGGATTAATTGaatgtgttttattttgtcCCACATTTCTATCCTCTTTACCAAATAAAACCTAAGAAAAATCTCCCAAATGTGTCAGAGTACAAAAGAAATGGCAAGGTGAAAACTGGAAAGGCGGGAGAAAAGGGAGAGAAGCAATGGAAAGAGACAACAGGGGTAGAGGGATTGTTAtagttgaaaaataataaaggctGTAATGTACTCATCTTAACTGTGTAAAATTTTGGACCTTGGTTGCAAACTGAATAACTTAAATCATATAAAGTGATTGTTGGCATGATCAACCACAAATCAGAACTAGCGAAAAAATAAGCAGAGCAGATATTGGTTGATggattagcaaaaaaaaaaattaagtatcTCCGCCTTGTAACTAACAAATGATGCTTCAGGGTAATTCCAGCATATCTGCCCTGCTTGAAACTAACACCAATTGATGGTCCAACAACATACCAACAAACAgccaaagaaaaaattcaagacACATTAATAGCATGATATGCACTAATTCAAGAAAACAAACCCACCTCAAATAACTGGCATTGGAGGGATCACGACAGAAAGCCCAATCAACAGAGATGGTAGAATCAAAAAGTTCAGTCCCATTCATTGTGGATATTGCATCCTGAGCTGCCTCAAAGTTGTCATATTCAATCAGAGCATACccctaggaaaaaaataaaataaaaataaaaaaatttactacttAGAGATCAACAGTTGGACCCTAAATTTTATCACCCTTTCTTGTAAGATGTTAGAAAATTTCCTTTACTTAATAAAGAAAGTATCCAATAAATTCTATGGCTGTCACTGTCCTTGAGCtgataaaatgaaaaacatttcCTTGTTTCCACTTGATTATTCCATGATAGAGATTGAAAGTAGGAATTTCCAAGCTATGGAATGAAAAGAACAAGACAAAACAAATATCATTTGCACTACTAGACACAAAaataacaaggaaaaaaaaatcaatacacaTGATACACAACATGACAGTGCCATGCAAAAGCAGGTTCTTAAACCTGGGAAAGTTATATAGAAGTCCAGAGGATAGATAGATAAATAGTAGATGCCATATTTTGGAGCCCAAGAAGACAGATATTGCAATAAATCTATTGGAATTAACTAAACATTATTAAGCAGCAtctatgaagaagaaaaattggagtacgcatcaaaatcaaaaatgaaaaataactcTAAAATACAA
This genomic stretch from Castanea sativa cultivar Marrone di Chiusa Pesio chromosome 9, ASM4071231v1 harbors:
- the LOC142609272 gene encoding uncharacterized protein LOC142609272, translated to MAVSDGGPVFIKAIDGSGEFKDKHYIAGVLNDAIKEIGHEKVVQIITDNASVMKAAGSLIEIADTRFASVVVMLKRLKLIKRCLQAMAISDQWASYREDDVGKAQKVKDLILSDLWWDNVDYILEFTAPIYDMLRIADTDKPCLHLMYEMWDSMIEKVKAVIYRHEGLEDDQHCSFWSVVYDILIDRWTKNCTPLHCLAHSLNPKYYSMEWLSENPKRIAPHRDYEISMERSKCLDRYFEDGNELSVVKFEFAAFSRGRFPSPAALTDRNKMAPAHADDLVYVHSNLRLLSRRNEEYIHTETKMWILEETVGMRATYMEELEFLRVQPLLLMSQSWRP